A genomic window from Gracilinanus agilis isolate LMUSP501 chromosome X, AgileGrace, whole genome shotgun sequence includes:
- the ZDHHC9 gene encoding palmitoyltransferase ZDHHC9, whose product MSVMVVRKKVTRKWEKLPGRNTFCCDGRVMMARQKGIFYLTLFLILGTCTLFFAFECRYLAVQLSPAIPVFAAVLFLFSMATLLRTSFSDPGVIPRALPDEAAFIEMEIEATNGTVPQGQRPPPRIKNFQINNQIVKLKYCYTCKIFRPPRASHCSICDNCVERFDHHCPWVGNCVGKRNYRYFYLFILSLSLLTIYVFTFNIVYVALKSLKIGFLETLKETPGTVLEVLICFFTLWSVVGLTGFHTFLVALNQTTNEDIKGSWTGKNRVQNPYSHGNILKNCCEVLCGPLPPSVLDRRGILPLEETGTRPSSTQDPSSGPFPQSPVVPTEPLSSNELPLKASVPEEMHSSVLAQQGPESPETPQEASGAEK is encoded by the exons ATGTCTGTGATGGTGGTGAGGAAGAAGGTGACTCGAAAGTGGGAGAAGCTCCCAGGCCGAAACACTTTCTGCTGTGATGGACGAGTCATGATGGCCCGGCAGAAGGGGATCTTCTACTTGACCCTCTTCCTCATCCTGGGAACCTGCACACTCTTCTTTGCTTTTGA gtgCCGCTACTTGGCTGTTCAGCTATCTCCTGCCATCCCTGTCTTTGCCgctgtccttttcctcttttccatgGCTACGCTGCTGCGGACAAGCTTCAGTGACCCTGGTGTGATTCCCCGGGCCCTGCCAGATGAAGCAGCTTTCATTGAAATGGAGATAG AGGCAACCAATGGCACGGTGCCACAGGGTCAGCGTCCACCCCCTCGAATCAAGAATTTCCAGATCAACAACCAGATCGTGAAACTGAAGTATTGTTACACATGTAAGATCTTCAGGCCTCCCCGGGCCTCCCACTGCAGCATCTGTGACAATTGTGTGG AGCGCTTTGACCATCATTGTCCCTGGGTCGGGAATTGTGTTGGCAAGAGGAACTACCGCTACTTCTACCTCTTcatcctctctctgtcccttctcaCCATCTACGTCTTCACCTTCAACATCGTCTATGTGGCCCTCA AGTCCTTGAAGATTGGCTTCCTAGAGACGCTGAAAGAAACTCCTGGAAC CGTGCTGGAAGTGCTTATCTGCTTCTTCACCCTCTGGTCTGTTGTAGGGCTGACAGGATTCCATACTTTCCTGGTGGCCCTCAACCAGACAACAAATGAAGAT ATTAAAGGTTCCTGGACAGGGAAGAACCGAGTACAGAACCCATACAGTCATGGCAACATACTAAAGAACTGCTGTGAGGTGCTGTGTGGCCCTTTGCCTCCCAG TGTGCTGGATCGAAGAGGCATATTGCCACTGGAAGAGACTGGAACTCGACCCTCAAGCACTCAAGACCCCAGTAGCGGCCCATTTCCACAGAGTCCG GTGGTCCCCACAGAGCCATTGAGCTCGAATGAGCTGCCCCTGAAAGCCAGTGTTCCCGAGGAGATGCACTCCAGTGTTCTGGCCCAGCAGGGTCCAGAATCCCCAGAGACTCCTCAGGAGGCCTCTGGAGCTGAGAAGTAG